The Bradyrhizobium sp. CCBAU 051011 DNA segment TGCCAGCGTTAGTTACCTTCGGGCGAGTCCTGTTCGCCGTGCTCTTCATGTACACGGGAGCGACCAAGCTTTTCGCGATTCAAGCGACGGCGGACTTCATCGCATCCAAGGTAGCCATTCCGACGGTGCTTGTGCCCTATACCTCGCAGCTCGAAACCATGACCGGCGTGCCGATGCCGCAATTGCTGGCGATGGGCGTCGGCGGCTTCGAGATCCTCGCCGGGCTGATGATCGCAGTCAATTTCGGCGCACGCTTCTTCGCGATCCTGCTGATCTTCTTCGTGATCGCCACGACGTTCTACTTCCATGATTTCTGGAATCAGCCGGCGCCCGAAAATGCCAAGACGCTGATCGAAGCCCTGAAAAACCTGTCGATCATCGGTGCCCTGTTCATGATCGCGGGCTACGGCAAGGGTCCGCGGCCGAATGAGCCGGCCTACGGGGACATCTGAGCCGAGATCAAAAATTCCGGATCGCCACCCGTGAACCGTCGAGCGTCGCGGCCGCATTTTGCGGCGGCGCGACGTACTCGATCTGCGCGGTGCGTGCCGCTATCCGGCGCGCCTGCAGCCAATTCGGGAACCACATCGCGATCGCGGGAAAGATCAGCACCAACGCCACGCAAGCGACCTGCAGCACCATGAAGTCGGCCATGCCACGGTAAATCAGCCGCAGATTCCATTCCTTGACGACCTGCTTGAGATAATAGGCCGACATCGCGACCGGCGGTGACAGGAAGGCGGTCTGCAGCACGACCGCGACGATGCAGCCGAACCAGACCATGTCGTAGCCGAGGCCCTTCGCCACCGGTGCCAGCATCGGCAGGAAAATGAAAACGATGGCGGGCCATTCGAACGGCCAGCCAAGCAGGAATATCAGGGTCAGGAGCAGGGACATCGTGCCCCAGGCAGGCAACGGCGAGGCCAGCAAGGCCTTGGTCATCCAGGTCGCGGTGCCGAGCCATGAGAAGACGGCGCCGAATACGTTGGAGGCGACGGCAAGCAACAGCACCATGCTGGTCGTTGCCAGTGTGGCATAGCAGGCATCCAGCAGCCCGCGCCATGTGAACCGGCCGTAGGCAATGACGAGGAGGATCGCCCCCAGTGCGCCGACCGCCGCTGCTTCCGCGGCGGTCGTGATACCGGCGAGGATGGCGCCGAGGGTCAGAATCGTCAGGACGGTCACCGGCACGAGGCCGACCAAGCACTCCCACAGCACGATCCGCACCGAATCCGGCCGGTCCTCGACAGGCACCGGCGGGCCGAGCTTCGGATTGAAATAACAACGGATCAAGGTATAGGCGATGAACATCGCGGACAGCAGGAAGCCCGGACCGAACGCGGCCGCATAGAGATCGATGATCGAGATATCGAGCACGGGCGCCATCACAACCAGCATCACCGACGGCGGGATCAAGATACCCAGCGTGCCGCCGGCCGCAATGGCGCCGGCCGACATCCGCACATCGTAGCCCGCGCGGATCATCATCGGCCCCGCCATGATGCCGAGCAGCGCGACCGTTGCGCCGACGGTCCCCGCAGCGATCCCGAACAGCGTCGCCGTGAGGATGACAACCACATAGAGCGCGCCATTGAGCGGCGCAAACAGGTCGCGGAACGCTTTGAACAGCCGTTCCATCAGTCCGGCCTGGTCGCAGACAAATCCCATCAGGATGAACATCGGCACCGCGACAAGTTCGTCCTGCTTCATGAGGCCGATGGTCTGCAGGTAGGCGAGATTGAACACGCGCTCGCCCATGCCGACATAGCCGAACGACAGCGCCAGGAACAGCAGCGTGAAGCTGATCGGCAGGCCGATGAAGATCGCCCCCAGCATCACGAGGAGCATGACAACTCCGAGCAGTTCGACTCCGGTCATATCTCGATCTTTTCCTTGTGCTCGAACTCGCGTCCGAATTGGACCTGGTACCAGCACTTAAGTACCTCGGACACGCCCTGGATCATGAGAAGGAGGGCTGCCAGCGGGACCGTGGCCCGGAAGGGCCACATGATCGCGCGCCAAACGCTTTCCTGCGACCGTTCACCGGTGTCATAGGAGTGCAAGGCATCGTCATAGCTGATCAGCATGAACGTGATCATGGCCGGATAGAAAAACAACAGATAGGAGACGAGGTCGACGATACCCTTCTTCCGCTCCGAGTAATTCTCCCAATAGATGTCGGTGCGAACATGCGCGCCCTTCAACAGCGCGTATCCAGATCCGAGCATGAAGGCCGCGCCGTTGACCATGAAGCTGGATTCGTAGACCCAAACTGTTGGCGCGCCGAACCCATAGCGCATGACGACCTCGTAGGAGATCGTCACCACCAGAAACAACATCGACATGGCAATGAGTTTGCCGGTCACATCCGTAAAGCCATCGATCGCCCGAATGATCGAGTAAAAAGCGCGCGGGAATTCGCCGCCCGGATTGCTGGCGACCGAAGCACTGCTGGTGTCCGCGGACATGATCGCTCCTCTTCAGACAGTGCTGGCGTCCGGCGGTTCGGACGCCAGCAGCTTCGCTAGCTGCGAAGAGAGATCACTTCTTGGTCAGGTAGATCTTGTTCTTCCAGTAGTACTCGCCGGCGAAACTGTACGGCGGGAACCAGGAGAGCTTGAACGGCACGATCTGCTCCGCATAGGCCTTCTGGCTGTCGATCACCTTCCGGTAGAAGGGATTCTTTGCCGCGTGCTCGGCCTGAATCTTCTCCCACTCGTCGAGGAAGTTCTTCAGGACTTCGTCGGGCGTGCGATGCATCTGGACGCCTGCCTTGAGCAGTTCCTGGCAAGCGTGCGCCGTTTCGCGGTTGAAGGCGAAGTTGCGCTGCGTCGTTGCATAGACACTCGCCACCTTGATGATTTCCTGCAAGTCGGGCGTGAGCTTCTTCCAGACATCGCCGTTGATCATCAACTGGCCGCCGGTGACGGGCTCATGCATGCCCGGCGTGTAGTAGTGCTTGGCGACCTGGTGCAGACCGAGCTTCTTGTCCTCTTCGCAGTTGATCCATTCGGCGCCTTCGATCACGCCGCGCTCCATTGCGGGCACGATCTCGCCGCCGGGAATGGTGACAACCGAGACGCCGAGCCGGCCGTAGGTTTCCGCACCGATGCCGTAGATGCGGTACTTCAAGCCCTTGAGGTCGGCCAGGCTGTTGATCTCTTTCTTGAACCAGCCCATTCCCTGCGGGTAATCGGTCGGGATCGGGAAACCGACAACATTCAGCTTGAGGACGTCCTTGTAGAACTCATCGAGCAGCTTCATGCCGCCGCCGTCATAATACCAGGCCCAGTAGTCCGAGCCGTCCATGCCGTACAGCGGACCATGCGACATCGGTATCGTCGCGGTGTTGCGACCGAGAATGTAGCCGAAAGGCCCCATGCCGACATCGAGCACGTTCTTGGAGGTGGCGTCGAACACCTCGAACGGAGGCACGATCGCGCCCGCCGGAAGCGTCTCGATCTTGAGACGTCCGGCCGTCATCTTTTCGACGGTCTCCGCCCACAATTTGAAGATGAGATGGAAGTTCGAGGATGCGGGGTGGGTCGACTGACCCTTCAGTACTAGCGGCTTTTCAGTAGTTTGAGCATGAGCCGGCTCAGCCAAAACGGTGACCAATCCAAGAGTCACCGTTGCAAGCATAGTTGAAGCGTACCTCAACATGTTGTGGTCCTCCCGATGATGATAAGTGTTTTTTTCTTTTCAGGGTGGAACCGCGCTCGCGTACTGTCAAGCGATCTCTGGCCGAGGCTGGCTTCGGCGAGGCTGATTGTACGAAAGAATGACGCCTAGGCGCCGCGCCGCCACGGCGTGACGGTCACTTCATGGGCGGCGTCGAGCATCTGGGGCTCGCCGGCACGTAAGCCATGCGCGGCCAGGATATCCTGCGGCGAACGGGCTGGCACGCCTGGGAAGCATGGCTCGCCACCGGGCAGGCGGACATGCGGCGCGGTCGACAGCCAGAACTCGTCGTAGCAGTCCATGAACATGCCGAACACGCCGGGGCCGCCGATCACGGCGACGGTGCCGGTATCCACGCCGGCATGCTGGCAGGCGGCTTCGAAGGACGCGCCCGCGGGATTCCACAGCGTCGCTTTCGGATTGGACGGATCGGGCGCGACCGCAGCTACCGTCCGCGTCAGGATGACCCGTTTGCGCCCCGGCGAATTTGGCTGGTCTTCGTAGGAATTGCGCCCGTGCAGGATCAGGTCGGCGCGGTCGAGGGCGGCGGTGAAAAACGCCTTGTCGCCCTCGAACTTCAATTCGTCAGGCATGACGTTGCGCGCATCCGCCAGCATGCCGTCGGCGGAAACGATGACATAGCCTTCGATGCGCAGCGCCACCTGTGCGTCGCGCCGCTTTTATTCCGAGACCGTCTGCACGACGCTGGAAACCGGGCGCGAGCTCACGGTCGGCAGCTTCAGGTCCTTGACGATCTCTTCGTCATATTGCGCGATGGTCTGCACCGGCGTCTTGGCCCGCATCGCGACCACCTTGTAGCCGCCGGCCTTCAGCTTCTTCAGAAGTTCGGGCAGGGCTTCGGCGGTGTGTTTCTGGAAGTCGTGCATCAGGATAATGCCCTTGCCGTTTTTCTCGACCTTGCGCATCACGTTGTCGATGATCGTCTGCGCCTTGCTCGCCTTGAAGTCGAAGGAATCGAGGTCGCAGGAGAAGATCCCGATGTTGCGCTCGCCGAGATAGGTGACCATTTCCGGCGGGTGCTGCAGCGCGGGGAAGCGGAAGAACGGCGCCGGCGCCTTGCCGCCGAGCGCCCATTTCACGGCGCTGAAGCCCTTTTCGATTTCCTCCTTGCGCTGCTGATCCGTCAGCTTCTTGTTGACGAGCGCGGCATGCGACCAGGTGTGCGACCCGATCGAATGGCCGCCCGCCATCACCTGCTTGAGGATCTCAGGATAATAGGTGGCGTGCTTGCCGATCGGGAAGAAGATGCCGGTGGTGCATTCCTCCGCGAGCGTCTTCAGCACCGCAGGCGTATTCACCGGCCACGGGCCGTCATCGAAGGTCAGCACCACCTCCTTGTCGCGCAGGAAGTCGAGCTCCTTGAAATGCTCGAAGCCAAAGCCTGGACCGCCCGTGGTGTCGATCTCGACGGTACGGCCGATGCCGAGCGCGTTCGGATTGTTGCAGGGCGGACGGGTCGAGACCGGTGCTGGCGGCGGGGCGGGGGCTGGCGCCGCCGCGGGAGTGGCCTGGGGAGCCGCCGTCGCGCCCTTGGTGGGTATCGCCTGCGACCACGCCGCGCTTGATGCCAACAGCGAAACCGCGCCTGCAAAGATCATCCCTGCCGCAACACGCATCTTGTTTTCCTTAAATTTGAATCCCGCACCCGGTCGCGGCGCTTCGGCCGTCCGGTCTGCCTCCATTCCCCGAAGCAGATAGTAGCCTAGTTGGAGTGCTCGCGCCAACGCAACCGTTGCGATCACGCGCAGCGAATTTGTCCCCGAGCCGGTTAATTCAGGAAGCGGCCAGTGCCCGAGCGATAGCGGTTTTTACCCGTGTATCCACGGGGTCGACGGATTCCGGGAAGACCTCGGCGATGTAGCCGTCGCGGCCGATCAGGTATTTATGGAAGTTCCAGCGTGGAACATCCTTCGGCCGCGCCTCTGCCGCCCATTTGTAGAACGGATGCGCGTTAGGTCCCTTGACGACGGCCTTCGCGGCGATCGGGAAGGAGACGTGGTGATTTTGCGTGGTCGCGGTGATTTCGGTCGCGCCGCCCGGCTCCTGGCCGCCGAAATCGTTGGACGGAATGCCGACGATCATCAGGCCGCGGCCGCCGAATTCGGTCCACAATTCCTGCAAGCCACCATATTGCGGCGTGTAACCGCAGAGCGAAGCGGTGTTGACGATCAGGATCGGCCGGCCGGCAAATTCCGAAAGCCTGATATCGCCGCCGGAAAGTCCCGGAAACGAAAACGCGTAGGCCGTGATCCGGCTCATGCCGGCCTGCGCCAGGGATTGCCTGCTCGAGGCGGCGGCTGCGATCGCGGCCAGCGCCGCTGATATCACGCTCCTGCGGTCGATCATGAAACGCCTCGGCTGTGGTTCAACAGCGCAAAGCATAGCGCAACGTCCGGACGGTCGCCGCTCAACAAGCCGTTATGGCCGGATCGCGCGCAGAGGAACGATGAAATCGGTGCCTTCGCCGGTCTCGCCGCCCTGGTTGATGCTGTGATCGGACACAATGATCGAGCCGCCGGTGGTCAGGACCTCCGCGATCCGCACGAGCGCGTCCTGCGGGATCGTGATGCGGTCCAGCGCCTCGGCCGGGCTGTTCTGAGCCGGCAGCGGCTTCGCCTCGGTGGCTGAACCGCCGGCCGGCCTGCGCCGAACAGGACGTTCGTCCTCGCTGACGGGAACTGCGTTGCGGGCCGCCGGCAGCGACACCACCGACCAGCGCAGCAGGTTGGGATCGTTCTTGTCGGCCTCCGCAGTGAAGACATGCGTGCCCAGCGGCCGGTCGCCCGGCGCGATCGTTACGGGAACGTCGAACTGCGGCTTGAAGTTCTCGCGGACGTAGAGCTTGGCGTCCTTGCGGCTGACGAACACGGCGATCTGACCGGCACGCCGGGGCGCTTCGACCTTGGCAGCCTTTTCCGCACCACCGGGCAGACGCGTCGTATCTTTCTTCGCGTCAGGTGCAATGGCCTGTGCATCGGTGACCGCCTTGACGGGCTCTGTCGGCTTTTCGGTCACCTTCGATTCAGTAGCGTTGGATTCCGCCGCTTCGACCTTGGCAGGCTCCGCATTGACGATCGCGGCCGTCGGGGCCTCGCTGTTCACCTCATCGGACTTTGTTTCCGACTTCGCTTCGACTTTCGCCTCGCCGGACTTGTCCCAGGCCTCCGTGTTCGCCGTATCGCCGGCCGGCTGCGCCTTGGCTGCAGACGGTGCTGCATCGGACATGACCGCGTTCTTCGCCGCCAGCGCGCGGCTGGCATCGGCTGTATGGGTTTGTTCGCGCAACGGGGCGGTGTGGCCAACGGTGGATCTGAGATCGAGACTTGGCTCCGAGTTCGCCAGGCCGGCATTCTCCGGCTTGGTCGCGCGGCCGGCGTCCGCGCCCTTGTCGCTCTTTATCGCGGGCGCATCGAGCTTGGGGTCGTCGGCGATCAGGGGCTGCGGCACGACCTTCTGCGCCACCAGCAAGGGGTGCGCGATACTGGCCGGCGTGATCTGGCCGGGCGTGATGATGACGCGCGCGCCCATCCTCGTCCAATTCCACATCTTCACGGCAAAGGCCGTCGGCATGCGGATGCAGCCGTGCGACGCCGGATAGCCCGGCAGCACGCCGGCATGCAGCGCAACACCCGACCAGGTGATGCGTTGCATGTAAGGCATCGGTGCGCCGCTGTAGATGTTGGAGCGGTGCATCTTGTGCTTCTGGATGACGCTGAACACGCCCATCGGGGTCGAGTGACCTTTCATGCCCGTCGAAACCGGGCTTTCGGCGAACAACCCGTTGGCGTCGTAGACGCGGAGCTTCTGCTGCTCGATCGAGATCGCGATGATCAGCGGACCCTGCGGCTTGGCTTTGGATTCCTTGACGGCCGCCTCGACCTTGGCCGAAGGCCGGCGTGCCTTTGGCTTGCGCGGCTGCGCCGGCGGCATGGGCCGGTAATAGCTCGGATCGGAATCCTGCCAGTAGAAGAGGGCTGCGGCATCTGCATTGGAAGCGGCGGCGACGGCACCGGCCGCGGTCAAAATCGCTATCTGCCAAAATCGCTGTTTGGAAATCTTGCCCGCACCACTCGCACTGAAAAATCGATGCCCGTTCACGCGCATACCCTCAATCCAGCTACTCGAATCTACTGTCCTGCCAATTCATTTGTTGTCGCAGAGGCGAAAAGCGTTCACCAGCGTAAGCCTTCTAATTTCAGTGCTTTTCGCCCTAATCGTAGCAAAAAAGCCTCACATTCCGTTAAACCGCGTCGGCTCGATCTGACGCCATCCATAAGGCGGTACTTGGGCCTGTACTTGGGCCCACCAATCTTCCCGTGGCCTTCCTGTGTGACATTCCGGCACTACATAGGCGATGAGCCCTTCATCGGAGATATCAATGACATCCAAGGCCGTCGTTACGTGTGACAAGAAGTGGAAGATTCTGGCCTTGGTGGTAGTGGTGCTGGCGTTGTGGCAGGCCGGCCCGGCCTTTGCCGCTGATGAGCCCGATCTGATTTTTCGCCGGTCGACGGTGTTCAAATGGCTGAGCCCGAACGACAAGCTCGCAACCTACGCCGTCGACGATCCCGAGGTCGACGGGGTGGCCTGTCACTTCACGGTGCCGGAAAAGGGCGGTTTCAAGGGCTGGCTTGGCCTCGCCGAGGAGGTCTCGGATATCTCGTTGGCCTGCCGCCAGATCGGCCCCGTCAAGTTCAAGCACAAGCTGGAGCAGGGCGATGACATGTTTCGCCAGCGCCGCTCGCTGTTCTTCAAGAAGATGCAGATCGTTCGCGGCTGCGACGCCAAGCGCAACGTGTTGGTCTACATGGTCTATTCGGACAGGCTGATCGAAGGTTCACCCAAGAACTCGACCTCCTCGGTGCCGATCATGCCCTGGGGGACGACCGACGCCGCGGTTCAGAAATGCGGTGAATTCATCCAGTAAGCCCCGATGGCCTCCCGCGTCCGGGATGGGGGTTTTGGGCTTACCGTTTGAGCGGATTGGAATATTGGCGGGCCTCCGGGCCGGGAACGACCTTGCGGTCGCGGCAACCGACCAGATGCACCAATTTCTGCGGCGCCGAAACATTGCCGCGGAATTCGCTGCCTTGCTGCGACATCGCACCACAAACGCTTGACGGATGCGCTGAGGCTTTTTCCTGGTGCTTCAGGGAAGGATCGATCCGCGAGTTACTCCCGGACAAATTTCCAACAACCGGCTGGCCGGGTTTGCGGGTCGGGGTGTCATTGCCAACATCGATGTTGCGATGGCCCACGACTGCTGTCCTTTGTTGAGGAGGGGTCGAAACGCACGAGCCCGCGCAAAGTTGCACGGTGTCCGGTTGAGTCGGCCGGACCGAAGCTTCGGTTCATCCGGTAAGCCTGCGAACGAGACGTTCCTCGTCCACTGGACGAGGGTCAAAGCGGTTCCAATGGCCGGCTTGCAGTGTTCAGCCGGAACATCTGAAGCGAGGGCGGCCTGGCTGAATTCATTGGGCTTTTCCCGCCATTGTTTCGTCGGGCAGCGGCGACGAAACAATTCTCCTGTGTGACGAAACCATTTTTCGTTTTCGGCGCAGAGGTCCGGAAACGGCCCGCGGCTATCCAGATTGGCAACGAGACGGCGGCGGCTAGCGGCCACCGACAACCGGAGACAGTTCAGATGCGGAACCTCAGCTTCATCCTCGCCTTTGCCTTCGTTCTGGCGGGTCCCTCGATGGCTGGTTCCTCCGATCAGGCCCTGCCGGGCGTCGGCACCTTTGCCTATAGCGGCTCGCCGGTTGCGACCACGGCCGATCAGCAGATGGTCTTGGCCGCCAAGTAAGCGTGGCGTATCCGTTGCAACGAGATCGCCGATAAAGGCCCTGCATGCTGGCACGTATCTGTTTGACCGTAATTCTGACGTCCCTCCTTCTCAGCGGTGCGGCGCAGGCTCAGGTCCAGTTTCAGCCGCCGCAGACCTCATTCCGTTCGCTCTTCAAGGTGCCTGACCCGCGCGGCGAGTTCGTGCGGCTCTGCGCGCCCCATATGGTCGGACGCTGGGCCCATCCCGAAAGCGTCTGCGGCTGCCTGCATGATTACGCCGCCGCGACCGTGGAAGATGCCGACCTGCGCGAAGCGCTGCTGCGCGGCATCAGCGAGACCGGGGTGCCGACGATCGAAACCGCATGGGTCCCGGCGTCGAAGCAAGCCCTGATCGGCCCGACCTTCACCAAGATCGCCAAGCCGACGCTGCAATGCATGTTCGAGCCGGCGACGAACCAGTAACGTCGGCGTTACTTAGTCTCCTACAATTCCCTCAGTCTCGACACGCCGACAACGCCCATTGTAAGCAACGGTCGGTCGACGATCTGTGCGGGGCCTGTCAATGCAGCCCGGACGAATCCTGCTCTCATGCGCGGTGCTTCTCGTGCTGGGCGTGCCAGCCGCCGCTGCGCCCGATGAGGACCTGTTGGGAAAGGCGGCCGGCTACCCGATCGGCTCGCGCGCCAACTGGTTTTATGACGAGCATGTCCGGGTCGGATCGTTCAGCCACCTCGACAGCATCCTGCCGCACTACACGCTGAAGAAGGCGGCTTCTCCGCGGCCGCTACGGAAAGTTTCCACCGAGCCGAAGATCGACTATCGGTTCGAACAGCAGACCTATACGCTTGACGACTTTCTCAACCATCAGCGCGTCACCGGCTTTCTGCTGATCAAGGACGGCGAACTCCTGGCCGAACGCTATCAGTACCATCGCAATGCGGACCACCGTCTCGTTTCGCATTCGATGGCGAAGTCCATTGTCAGCATTGCAGTGGGGATGGCGCTGGCCGAAAAGAAGATTGCCTCGCTCGACGACACCATCGCCCAATACGTGCCAGGGCTTGCCGGCAATCCCTATGGCGAGACGACGATCCGCAACATGCTGCGGATGGCGTCCGGCGTGCCGTTCCAGGAAATCTATGACGGCAAGGACGATCTGGCGAAATTCAACAGGATCCGCCTGACGCAGGACTCGGTCGCGGCGCTGCGCGCGTTTACGACGCGCGAGGTCGAGCAGGGGACGCGCTTTCACTATGCGTCCAACCAGACCGTTGCTCTCACGCTGTTGGTCCGCGCGGTGACTGGCACGTCGGTGAGCGAATATCTGACGACGCGCCTGTGGCAGCCGATGGGCGCGGAGGCTGATGCGACCTGGGTCAGGATCAAGGACGGCACCGAAACCGGCTCGGGGAGTTTCAATGCGGTCCTGCGCGACTATGGCCGCCTGGGCTTATTGCTGGCGAACGACGGCGCCCTGGGCGACAGGCAGATCGTGCCGAAGGATTATCTGCTCGACGCCACCGACTGGCACCGCCAGCCCGAGGCGTTCACGCCGCGCAAGGCCACGCCCTATTTCGGCTATGGCTACCAGTTCTGGCTGTTTCCGGGCGAGAAGCGGCGGTTCGCGCTGCTCGGCGTCTACGGCCAGTCGATCTTCGTCGATCCCGAGCTCAAGCTGGTGATGGTCATTACCGCGGCGGCGAAGAACGCCAGTGTCGGCAAGGAGCTGTTCGCGCGCGAGCGCGATGCGCTGTGGCGCGGGGTCGTCGCCAAATATGGCAGCTGGTAGGCTGGGCTCAACATCGAACAGATAGCACAGGGGAAAGACCATGCGATCCATCATCATCGGGCTTATCAGCATATTGCCGTTCGTTGTGTCTCCGGCTTCGGCCGCCGACGCGGCCAGTGAGGAAGCCAACAAAAAGGCAGTACTCGAATTCTACGATGCGGCGCTGAACCGGAAGGACTTTGACGCCGCCGCGAAGTATTTCGGACCGCACTATATCCAGCACAATCCGACGGCGCCTGATGGCATCGAAGGTTTCAAGACCTTCCTCGGTTTCCTCAAGGAGAAGTTTCCGGACTCCCGCAGCGAGATCAAGCGTGTCTTTGCCGACGGTGACTACGTGATCCTGCACGTCCACAGCGTACGCGAAAAGGGCACGCGCGGCCGCGCCATCGTCGACATTTTCAGGCTCGAGAACGGCAAGATCGTCGAGCACTGGGATGTTATCCAGGAAGTGCCGGAGAAGGCCGCCAACACCAACGGCATGTTCTAGCGCCTCGCGAGCGCGCCGCTATCGTTTCTTCGTCCCCAGCCGCGGAATGCACTTGCGCGTGCGCACCACGCCAGACGTCGTCATCTGCGAGCCCTGGACTTCCTTGATCTGTCCCGCCGGGCACGATCCGTCGTCGACCAGAACACGCTGGCCGAGCCTGAGGTCGACGATGTCCTGCTCGCGCGAGACCGCTTGAGCGAACGCAGGCGTGGCGAGCAACGACAGAACGAGGGCGGCGGCTTTCATCGGCGTCAAATCGGTCTTCCTCACTTGGTCTTGATCTTCAGCCCGTCGGGACCGACATTGATCTGCAGGCCCTCGGGTTCTTGCTTGGCCTTATAGAGATTGTAGCTGAGCGCGCCGACCGCGACGATCAACACGCCGATAATGAGATAGAGGACGTTGCGATTGCCAGGCATCCGCCATTTCCACCGTGACATTGATTTGAGGCATTGAGCTTAGTGACGCGGCGGCGATTCTGATAGAGCGCCGGCCGGCCGGAGCGGTCAGCTCGCGGCTTTCCGCTGTTTGCCTCGATCGGTTCCGCGGGCCTTGCGAGCTGCCTGCAACGCGGCGAGCGATGACTTCGCCAGCCGTTCGGCCGAGGCGACCAGTTGCGGCAGCTTGTGGCCGGCAAATCCCAGCACAAAGCCGGGGAGCGGCCGCGCGCGAAAATAGGTTTCCGCCAACAGCCAGCCTGCGACACCGGCATCCGCCTTTGCCTTTGCGGCAACCAGCGGATCGGTCGATGGATCGAACCGCGCGACCAGATGCAGGCCCTGCGAGGGCACCGGCACCGAGAGCATTCCCTGCGATGCCGCCGACAGGGTCGAGGCCAGCACATCGCGCGCTTCGCGGTAGATCCCGCGCACCTTGCGCAGGTTGGCCGCGAACGCGCCGGAATTGAGCATGTCCGCCACGGCGCCTTCGAGCAGCGTGCCGGGAAAGCGATCGAGCGCAGCGCGGGCGGTCGTCACCGGCCCGACCAGCCGCTCGGGCAGCGCGCAATAGCCGATGCGCAATCCGGGAAACAATGTCTTGGCAAACGTGCCCATGTAGATGACGCGCGAGAGGTGGTCGATGCCGGCGAGCGACAGCAGTGGTGCGCCGTCGTATCGAAACTCGCTGTCGTAATCGTCCTCGATCACGAAGGCGCCGGCGTCCCTGGCCCAGTCGAGCAGCTCCAGCCGCCGCGGCATCGACATCTGCACGCCCAGCGGAAACTGGTGCGACGGGGTCACGTAGGCCGCGCCCGCCGTAGCAGCGAGAGCCCGGCCCCGGGCCACGATCATGCCTGATACATCGACAGCCACGGCGACGGGACGCAGGCCGCAATGTCCGATCGCTCGTCTTGCGGCGGGATAGCCGGGGTCCTCGCACCAGATCTGATCGCCAGGCTTGAGGATCGCGCTGAGCACGATCCGCAACGCGTGCTGCGTTCCCGACGTCAGCATGATCTGGTCCGGATCGCAGCGCAGCCCGCGCGCCGACAGCAGGTGATCGGCAATCGCGGCGCGGAGTTCATGGCTGCCTCGCGGGTCTCCATAGTGAAGGTGCTCGGTGCCGAAGGCGCGCATGCGCCGGCCGGCAAACGCCCGGAAGCGCTGCAGCGCCCGCTCGTCGATATGCGTGCAGCCGAGCGCCAGCGGGCCCTGCTGCTGCAGCTCGACCGCGATCTTGGTCTTGCGTGCCTCGTTGGCTGGGGCAGGGATGCGCGCGGCGACGAAGGTGCCGGAGCCGACGGTGGCCACGGCAAAGCCATCCGCGATCAGCCGCTCATAAGCCGAGGTGACGGCGTTGCGGCGGAAACCGGTCTGTTTTGCAAGGGTGCGCGACGGCGGCAGCGGCTCGCCGGGTTTTGCGATCCCGCCCGTGATGGCGTGACACAGCGCCTGATAGAGCCGGTGCTGGGAAGAGGCGCCCGGCGTGACGTGCGCACCCGAGAGATCGAGCGCGAGCTCGGCCTTGCGTCGCGGCGGCGGCAAA contains these protein-coding regions:
- a CDS encoding serine hydrolase, coding for MQPGRILLSCAVLLVLGVPAAAAPDEDLLGKAAGYPIGSRANWFYDEHVRVGSFSHLDSILPHYTLKKAASPRPLRKVSTEPKIDYRFEQQTYTLDDFLNHQRVTGFLLIKDGELLAERYQYHRNADHRLVSHSMAKSIVSIAVGMALAEKKIASLDDTIAQYVPGLAGNPYGETTIRNMLRMASGVPFQEIYDGKDDLAKFNRIRLTQDSVAALRAFTTREVEQGTRFHYASNQTVALTLLVRAVTGTSVSEYLTTRLWQPMGAEADATWVRIKDGTETGSGSFNAVLRDYGRLGLLLANDGALGDRQIVPKDYLLDATDWHRQPEAFTPRKATPYFGYGYQFWLFPGEKRRFALLGVYGQSIFVDPELKLVMVITAAAKNASVGKELFARERDALWRGVVAKYGSW
- a CDS encoding DUF6719 family protein codes for the protein MKAAALVLSLLATPAFAQAVSREQDIVDLRLGQRVLVDDGSCPAGQIKEVQGSQMTTSGVVRTRKCIPRLGTKKR
- a CDS encoding ester cyclase → MRSIIIGLISILPFVVSPASAADAASEEANKKAVLEFYDAALNRKDFDAAAKYFGPHYIQHNPTAPDGIEGFKTFLGFLKEKFPDSRSEIKRVFADGDYVILHVHSVREKGTRGRAIVDIFRLENGKIVEHWDVIQEVPEKAANTNGMF
- a CDS encoding CreA family protein, with the protein product MTSKAVVTCDKKWKILALVVVVLALWQAGPAFAADEPDLIFRRSTVFKWLSPNDKLATYAVDDPEVDGVACHFTVPEKGGFKGWLGLAEEVSDISLACRQIGPVKFKHKLEQGDDMFRQRRSLFFKKMQIVRGCDAKRNVLVYMVYSDRLIEGSPKNSTSSVPIMPWGTTDAAVQKCGEFIQ
- a CDS encoding L,D-transpeptidase family protein, which gives rise to MTAAGAVAAASNADAAALFYWQDSDPSYYRPMPPAQPRKPKARRPSAKVEAAVKESKAKPQGPLIIAISIEQQKLRVYDANGLFAESPVSTGMKGHSTPMGVFSVIQKHKMHRSNIYSGAPMPYMQRITWSGVALHAGVLPGYPASHGCIRMPTAFAVKMWNWTRMGARVIITPGQITPASIAHPLLVAQKVVPQPLIADDPKLDAPAIKSDKGADAGRATKPENAGLANSEPSLDLRSTVGHTAPLREQTHTADASRALAAKNAVMSDAAPSAAKAQPAGDTANTEAWDKSGEAKVEAKSETKSDEVNSEAPTAAIVNAEPAKVEAAESNATESKVTEKPTEPVKAVTDAQAIAPDAKKDTTRLPGGAEKAAKVEAPRRAGQIAVFVSRKDAKLYVRENFKPQFDVPVTIAPGDRPLGTHVFTAEADKNDPNLLRWSVVSLPAARNAVPVSEDERPVRRRPAGGSATEAKPLPAQNSPAEALDRITIPQDALVRIAEVLTTGGSIIVSDHSINQGGETGEGTDFIVPLRAIRP
- a CDS encoding PLP-dependent aminotransferase family protein, whose protein sequence is MRNIPTNLPPPRRKAELALDLSGAHVTPGASSQHRLYQALCHAITGGIAKPGEPLPPSRTLAKQTGFRRNAVTSAYERLIADGFAVATVGSGTFVAARIPAPANEARKTKIAVELQQQGPLALGCTHIDERALQRFRAFAGRRMRAFGTEHLHYGDPRGSHELRAAIADHLLSARGLRCDPDQIMLTSGTQHALRIVLSAILKPGDQIWCEDPGYPAARRAIGHCGLRPVAVAVDVSGMIVARGRALAATAGAAYVTPSHQFPLGVQMSMPRRLELLDWARDAGAFVIEDDYDSEFRYDGAPLLSLAGIDHLSRVIYMGTFAKTLFPGLRIGYCALPERLVGPVTTARAALDRFPGTLLEGAVADMLNSGAFAANLRKVRGIYREARDVLASTLSAASQGMLSVPVPSQGLHLVARFDPSTDPLVAAKAKADAGVAGWLLAETYFRARPLPGFVLGFAGHKLPQLVASAERLAKSSLAALQAARKARGTDRGKQRKAAS